One Plasmodium knowlesi strain H genome assembly, chromosome: 10 genomic window carries:
- a CDS encoding RAP protein, putative, whose product MKRLPIRSLRARLVQYPASRVHLTKCSFSSGHNYETFAKWKDEGDMFGAQHDNVRGDNVGSGNRSFGNATGNYAMGENTPFDSVDFDDNVATSLTFDISVDEEKWKNQEEMEYQRFMSTVGLTHGKGNVHAHAHHTESATVGDTDVELLKGMLNRGEKNANSVIDAVTLVNKKKNILLNMEERYANNFFNQVGYQVQQIDRHSLIELLTGLSQLNMKNRIRDLCYEIAKMLKGGDLSKDKQENKQEIKLCLHCVTVLNRHSLYFSEFYDFMVSKVGHLDTDGLVSFAEECYKHSLRTKHYLDKLVPVCVEKVGEFNLNQLKSLFHSFHRFCKEYSSFYDCALDAVVNDIAHFDLPFCQLVVKVATNFKHSDRYVNLINLVSSHVSLQVKRLNSEQVGSQSNQGEDSPLENQIGSSKVEYNGSSNVDTDVMSTWKDAETDGTVNLNKCNISEIAPQHHMSRKTQEISQMVKCLKYMEYNKKNGVKVKEAVNDICELLQRNTQLIGLLDVEDVVHAISCFSSYNKRIVLYNNFLDVLCERSNDLLHAKNISLWIHPIINLAKISWFHKNYLRNVFDYVKDTYVLSRLSVFQILKVLSSIVKMNVYDEEVYKVLIEQVYKEWDIIKVKMVDVATFLWSCAYVNIIFKPLFDSSYTLLINSLEKESLSTENQMMSRNCLVNITWSYIVANYHKANDNFHYILNATFLDRDPDDSQAFKRLHQIADACFTEIPHCLVNVDAVDCMYKYCMHDKCKILRNDFSVYKKEKDALKMRNRILNELTHILKCFQVSYELHFEPYHNSPYMIDILLNEGMKIGICLFGKEHLMRTLETANWDHMNSGFVSLQMRVLHAHGWKIIPINGGQWLQMNSEQKKALLRENFKRYSILI is encoded by the exons atgaaaagactCCCCATAAGGAGCCTTCGGGCGAGGCTCGTTCAGTACCCTGCCAGTAGGGTCCATTTGACCAAGTGCAGTTTCTCCAGCGGTCATAATTACGAAACGTTTGCCAAGTGGAAAGATGAGGGGGATATGTTTGGTGCTCAACACGACAACGTCAGAGGTGACAACGTAGGAAGTGGCAACCGCTCATTTGGCAACGCCACAGGTAACTACGCCATGGGTGAGAACACCCCATTTGACAGCGTCGACTTTGACGACAACGTCGCTACGAGCCTCACCTTCGACATCAGCGTGGACGAGGAGAAGTGGAAGAACCAGGAGGAAATGGAGTACCAAAGGTTTATGAGCACCGTGGGGTTAACACATGGGAAGGGAAATGTCCATGCGCATGCACACCACACTGAGAGTGCCACAGTGGGGGATACCGATGTAGAGCTCCTAAAAGGTATGCTCaacagaggggaaaaaaacgccAACTCTGTAATTGACGCGGTGACTCTagtgaacaagaaaaaaaacatacttCTCAACATGGAAGAGAGATACGCAAACAACTTCTTCAACCAAGTGGGTTATCAAGTGCAGCAGATAGACAGGCACAGTCTGATCGAACTGCTAACGGGACTAAGCCAACTGAACATGAAAAACAGAATCCGTGATTTGTGTTACGAGATAGCCAAGATGCTCAAAGGGGGGGATCTGTCAAAAGATAAACAGGAAAACAAACAAGAAATAAAACTTTGTCTTCACTGTGTAACCGTGTTGAATAGGCACTCTCTTTATTTCTCCGAGTTTTACGATTTTATGGTTTCTAAAGTGGGGCACCTGGACACAGATGGACTGGTGTCATTTGCAGAGGAGTGTTACAAGCACAGCTTGAGGACGAAACATTATCTGGACAAACTAGTTCCTGTATGTGTAGAAAAGGTAGGAGAGTTCAATTTGAACCAACTAAAAAGTTTGTTCCACTCGTTTCATCGGTTCTGCAAGGAATACTCCAGTTTCTACGATTGCGCTTTAGATGCAGTGGTGAACGATATCGCCCACTTCGACTTACCCTTCTGTCAACTTGTAGTGAAGGTCGCCACGAATTTTAAGCACTCCGACAGGTACGTCAATTTGATTAACTTAGTAAGCTCTCATGTAAGTCTTCAGGTGAAACGACTGAACTCTGAGCAGGTGGGCTCGCAGAGCAATCAGGGGGAGGATTCTCCGTTGGAGAATCAAATAGGCTCCTCAAAGGTGGAATACAATGGTTCCTCGAACGTGGATACTGATGTAATGTCAACATGGAAAGACGCAGAAACAGATGGAACTGTAAACCTGAATAAGTGCAACATATCAGAGATAGCACCTCAACACCACATGTCTAGAAAAACCCAAGAGATCAGCCAAATGGTAAAATGTTTGAAATACATGGaatacaacaaaaaaaacggagTGAAGGTTAAAGAAGCAGTGAATGATATCTGTGAGTTGCTACAGAGGAATACACAGTTGATTGGTCTCTTAGATGTAGAAGATGTGGTTCACGCAATAAGTTGCTTCTCCTCATACAACAAACGAATCGTGTTGTACAATAACTTCCTAGATGTTCTATGCGAACGATCGAACGATCTTCTTCATGCGAAGAATATTTCCCTGTGGATACACCCTATCATAAATTTGGCCAAAATTTCTTGGTTTCACAAGAACTACTTACGAAACGTGTTTGATTATGTGAAGGATACCTACGTGCTTAGTCGACTGAGTGTCTTTCAAATATTGAAGGTGTTATCTTCCATCGTGAAAATGAATGTATACGACGAGGAGGTGTATAAGGTACTAATCGAACAGGTCTACAAGGAATGGGATATAATCAAAGTAAAAATGGTTGACGTTGCTACCTTTTTGTGGTCCTGTGCCTATGTCAACATCATCTTTAAACCCCTCTTTGATAGCTCCTACACCCTACTTATAAACTCTTTAGAAAAAGAATCCCTCAGTACAGAAAATCAAATGATGAGTAGGAACTGCCTTGTCAACATCACCTGGTCGTACATTGTTGCAAATTATCATAAAGCCAATGATAATTTCCACTACATTTTAAATGCTACCTTTCTAGACAGAGACCCAGATGACTCGCAAGCTTTCAAGAGGCTCCATCAGATTGCAGATGCGTGTTTTACCGAGATACCTCACTGTTTAGTCAACGTAGATGCAGTGGATTGTATGTACAAGTACTGTATGCATGACAAGTGCAAAATACTGAGGAACGATTTTAGCGTTTacaagaaagagaaggacgCCTTGAAAATGAGGAACAGAATATTAAATGAACTAACACATATACTAAAATGTTTTCAAGTCTCGTATGAACTACACTTTGAGCCTTATCACAACTCCCCCTACATGATTGATATCCTTCTGAATGAGGGTATGAAGATAGGCATCTGTCTCTTTGGCAAGGAACACCTGATGCGCACTCTAGAAACGGCTAACTGGGATCATATGAACAGCGGCTTCGTCTCCCTACAGATGCGCGTCCTCCATGCACACGGTTGGAAG ATCATCCCCATCAACGGCGGCCAGTGGCTTCAGATGAACTCCGAGCAGAAGAAGGCCCTCCTGCGCGAAAACTTCAAGCGCTATTCTATTCTGATATGA
- a CDS encoding 40S ribosomal protein S11, putative produces the protein MASKKVKTPQPETAIVSGPQPKEGELVFGVAHIFASFNDTFIHVTDLSGRETLVRITGGMKVKADRDESSPYAAMMAAQDVAVRLKELGVSAIHIKLRASGGTKSKTPGPGAQSALRALARSGLKIGRIEDVTPIPTDSTRKKSGRRGRRL, from the exons ATGGCAtccaaaaaggtgaaaaccCCCCAACCGGAAACAGCCATTGTTTCCGGCCCGCAGCCCAAGGAAGGAGAATTGGTTTTTGGCGTCGCGCACATATTTGCCTCCTTCAATGATACCTTTATCCACGTTACTGATTTAAGTGGAAGGGAAACCCTCGTCAGGATTACAG GTGGCATGAAAGTCAAAGCTGACAGAGACGAGTCCAGTCCGTACGCAGCCATGATGGCGGCGCAGGATGTGGCAGTTCGACTTAAAGAATTGGGAGTATCAGCCATTCACATCAAGTTAAGAGCTTCAGGGGGTACCAAGTCAAAGACCCCAGGTCCAGGAGCGCAGTCAGCCCTAAG AGCCTTAGCCCGTTCTGGATTAAAAATTGGCAGAATAGAGGATGTGACTCCAATCCCTACCGATTCCACGAGGAAAAAGTcgggaagaagaggaagacgtTTGTAA